The following coding sequences are from one Stigmatopora nigra isolate UIUO_SnigA chromosome 10, RoL_Snig_1.1, whole genome shotgun sequence window:
- the cytl1 gene encoding cytokine-like protein 1 isoform X2 → MRAASAIALCLFSYLCLSQCSPPTCYSRALSLSKEVMTLLDKIHTYHRTKTCAEVLPVIFLDVHNSCITTKLRDFLYVLVNHPSQYCRERPRIMLLKTKIQNLYTIITRICYRDLVFFTDDCEAIDTGHSRPHFAEDRLQLLQEER, encoded by the exons ATGAGAGCTGCATCGGCAATCGCTTTGTGTCTCTTCAGCTATTTGTGTCTGTCCCAATGCTCTCCTCCGACTTGTTACTCCAGGGCGCTGAGCCTGAGCAAAGAAGTGATGACCCTGCTGGATAAAATCCACACTTACCATCGCACG AAAACATGTGCTGAGGTACTGCCGGTCATCTTTCTTGATGTTCAT AACTCCTGCATAACAACCAAACTCCGCGACTTCCTTTACGTGCTTGTGAACCATCCCAGTCAATACTGCAGAGAGCGACCCAGGATAATGctgctaaaaacaaaaatccagaACTTGTACACCATCATCACCAGAATTTGCTATCGA GACTTGGTGTTTTTCACCGATGACTGCGAGGCCATCGACACTGGACACAGCAGGCCCCACTTTGCAGAGGACCGACTTCAGCTTCTGCAGGAGGAGAGATAA
- the cytl1 gene encoding cytokine-like protein 1 isoform X1, with the protein MRAASAIALCLFSYLCLSQCSPPTCYSRALSLSKEVMTLLDKIHTYHRTKTCAEVLPVIFLDVHNSCITTKLRDFLYVLVNHPSQYCRERPRIMLLKTKIQNLYTIITRICYRVSTFQISNQFLWHGKRDFVSLLPWQDLVFFTDDCEAIDTGHSRPHFAEDRLQLLQEER; encoded by the exons ATGAGAGCTGCATCGGCAATCGCTTTGTGTCTCTTCAGCTATTTGTGTCTGTCCCAATGCTCTCCTCCGACTTGTTACTCCAGGGCGCTGAGCCTGAGCAAAGAAGTGATGACCCTGCTGGATAAAATCCACACTTACCATCGCACG AAAACATGTGCTGAGGTACTGCCGGTCATCTTTCTTGATGTTCAT AACTCCTGCATAACAACCAAACTCCGCGACTTCCTTTACGTGCTTGTGAACCATCCCAGTCAATACTGCAGAGAGCGACCCAGGATAATGctgctaaaaacaaaaatccagaACTTGTACACCATCATCACCAGAATTTGCTATCGAGTAAGCACATTTCAAATCTCTAATCAATTCTTATGGCATGGTAAACGTGACTTTGTGTCTTTATTGCCTTGGCAGGACTTGGTGTTTTTCACCGATGACTGCGAGGCCATCGACACTGGACACAGCAGGCCCCACTTTGCAGAGGACCGACTTCAGCTTCTGCAGGAGGAGAGATAA